A region of the Leptospira inadai serovar Lyme str. 10 genome:
TTCTAGATTATCCGGTTCTTCCCCCAAAGCGATCAGGATCGCGGCACGATTCAAGTTGATCCCGCTGGAAAGAGGAAAGGTAAATGCGGACATGAAACCTCCCGATAATCGAGCGGCGATTTCACCGACCTTGACCCCATCCGGAGTGACTTTTATATCCCCTTTACCGGCGCCCCTACGAATACCGAGCGCCTTCATACCTCGAAACATAACGTCTTCGATTTCTTTTAACACGGATTCAGGAAGTGCTGAGGGCATATTATGGCCCATTTCTATAAAGTACGGTTCCCGCTCGATGATTCTGTCGGCGATTCCGGTGATAGCATAGTTCCCGTCCCAGGCTAACGCATCGACCGAGACTTCGGGACCGGGCATGTATTCTTCCAAAATCATTTCTCCTGTCGGAGAATATTTCTTAGCATGTTTAAAGGCCGCCTGCAGCTCTTCGCGGTTACTGACTTTTACCACTCCGCGAGCGCCCATATTGTCCGCAGGTTTCATCACTAACGGAAATTTCAAAAAATCTAATGCATCTCTAGTATCCTGAATGCTCCAAATGGCCGCAAAACCCGGAATGGGAACCCCGGCCTTTTTAAGCCGTTCCCGCATCTTTACCTTATTGGATGCAGCCTCCGCGTCTACGAAGCGGATTCCGGGCAGGTCCAACGCATTGGAGACTGCGGCAACCGTCATACTTGCATCGGTTCCCGCGGTGATAACGCCGTCGACTTTGGTTGTCGTCGCTAACTTTTTGGATTCGCGCACCATCCCTTCGATATCCTTAGTGGACATCACCAAAGGAAGATCACAAATCTTTAATCCCGGAGCTTCGGGGTTCATATCAGCAACGATGGTCCGAAGCTGCATCGTCTTTGCCGTTTGGATGATGGGAACCTGTAGGAGGCCCCCACCCACGATCAGGATGGTTTTGCCTGCGACTTTCCTACTCACGGAAGAACGGCTGCTCCGATATTTCGAGTTTCGTCGCTTCCCTCAAGAGTCCTTTCGATGGTTTGAATGCTGCCTTTTCGAATGATTCCGCCGGCCAATAAATAGTTTTCATTCTTAGGATAGAATATGGCCGATTGTCCCGGAGCTACTCCTTTGACGTCTTCCACGGGGAATACGCGAATTGCAAAATCTTCTTCCTGTCTGATCTTGGCCAGAATCGGTCTAGAACGATAGCGAACCTGCACTCGGCATTCTTCTTCCTGACCCGATCGTAACGGAGGCCACGCTTGGAAATTCAAATCTTCGACGAGAAACGATTCCACGAATGTCTCCCTGTCTTCGCCTAAAATTACGGTTCCATCATCCTCGATGGATAGAACGTACAGCGGATTTTTCCATGCGATTCCTAGGCCTTTGCGCTGACCTATGGTAAAATTTTCTTTTCCGGAATGCTTTCCTACGATTCTTCCGTCGCGAAGCCTAAAGAATCCGGGAGTAAAGTCCACGTTTTTGCGGGCCAAAAATTTTCTATAATCGTTTTCGGGAATAAAACATATTTCCTGGGATTCTGCCTTTTCCGCGACGGGAAGACCCATCCTTCTCGCGATATCCCTTACTTCCGGCTTCGTCATTCCGCCTAACGGAAATAATACGTTCCTTAAATTTTCCTGGGAAAGTCCGTATAGGTAATACGCTTGGTTTTTATTTTGATCGATCGCATCCGCAATCGCGTATCTCCCGCCGACTTCCACTACCTTGGAATAATGACCGGTCGCGATCTTATCGATCCCTAACGCTTTAGCTTTTTCGAATAGTGCTCCGAACTTTACGAAAGTATTACATTCTACGCAAGGATTCGGAGTCTTTCCGTCCTTATAATCGTTCACAAAGCGATCGATCACTTTTTCTTGGAAAAGCTTTTCCATCTTGATTACGTAAAACGGAATGTTTAACGAAAGGCCAACGTCTCTCGCGTCCCGAATGTCTTCCGGCGAACAGCAGGACTTTTTGGTGGTATCGCAGGAGGGAGCCTCGTATTCCCAGGTTCGAAGGTTCACTCCGATGACTTCGTAACCTTCTTCCATCAGAAGTCCCGCAGTTACGGCGCTATCCACCCCGCCGCTCATTGCTACGATGATCTTCCCTTTACTCATGACCTACACCCGTTTCCTTTCCTACTATACCAATAAGACTCCGTTTTGTGTCCAAAAGAATTCGGTAGTTTTCTAGCCAATTCCGACCCAGGATCCCTCGGATTCCCTTATTGAAGTCGCGGGAAATCGCGTCGGGAGGAATTCCACCCGGAAATACTTCCAATTCGGATAAACAAAACTCGGTCGCTTCTCCCATTTTTTTTACGAAGACCGGGCAGAAAGGCTTAAAAATTCTCGTTCGAGCGGATAACCGTCCTCCTCCGAAATTGAATACTATCGTCTCGGCGCCTTCCGCATACCGAAGTCCTTCGACTCCTCCCCATTCCATCGAGGTATATTTTGCCCCGGTATCCAAGACCCAAGCCTCCATAGTAATGCCCGGCGGCCTAAGAATAAAAGCCAAGGGTTGACCGGAACGAATCTGAAGATGAAAGAGATTATCCTCCGGAAATCCCGGAGCCGGCCT
Encoded here:
- the mnmA gene encoding tRNA 2-thiouridine(34) synthase MnmA; its protein translation is MSKGKIIVAMSGGVDSAVTAGLLMEEGYEVIGVNLRTWEYEAPSCDTTKKSCCSPEDIRDARDVGLSLNIPFYVIKMEKLFQEKVIDRFVNDYKDGKTPNPCVECNTFVKFGALFEKAKALGIDKIATGHYSKVVEVGGRYAIADAIDQNKNQAYYLYGLSQENLRNVLFPLGGMTKPEVRDIARRMGLPVAEKAESQEICFIPENDYRKFLARKNVDFTPGFFRLRDGRIVGKHSGKENFTIGQRKGLGIAWKNPLYVLSIEDDGTVILGEDRETFVESFLVEDLNFQAWPPLRSGQEEECRVQVRYRSRPILAKIRQEEDFAIRVFPVEDVKGVAPGQSAIFYPKNENYLLAGGIIRKGSIQTIERTLEGSDETRNIGAAVLP